One window of the Clostridium sp. MB40-C1 genome contains the following:
- the moaA gene encoding GTP 3',8-cyclase MoaA, with product MMDNYGRKIEYLRISLTDKCNLKCIYCMPENEDVERKCCSKKMSNEEIIKFVRTAASLGIKKIRYTGGEPLIVRDIDKLIYNTGRIHGIKDIAITTNGILLGDMAEELKNVGLKRVNISLDTLRGDRFKKITRNGDINKVLKAIDKCLCLEMTPLKINVVLLKGINDDEIGDFINLTKKLPIDVRFIELMPIGEGIKFYKNSLMTSEEVLERFPMLIRIKNKGISTAESYKLRNARGRIGFISPLSCKFCKDCNKIRLTSEGMIKPCLHSQEEISIKEYIDNEVLLTSKIREAILSKPEEHNMELNKRSETERMMFQIGG from the coding sequence ATGATGGATAATTACGGAAGAAAAATAGAATACCTAAGAATTTCATTGACAGACAAATGTAATTTAAAATGTATTTATTGTATGCCTGAGAATGAAGATGTAGAAAGAAAGTGCTGCAGTAAAAAAATGAGCAACGAGGAAATAATTAAATTTGTAAGGACAGCAGCAAGTTTAGGAATAAAAAAAATAAGGTATACTGGTGGAGAGCCTCTTATAGTTAGAGATATTGATAAACTTATTTATAATACAGGGAGAATACATGGTATTAAAGATATAGCTATAACTACTAATGGAATACTTCTTGGAGATATGGCAGAAGAATTGAAAAATGTAGGGCTTAAAAGAGTGAATATAAGTCTTGATACATTAAGAGGAGATAGATTTAAAAAAATAACAAGAAATGGAGATATAAATAAGGTATTGAAAGCCATTGATAAATGTTTATGTCTTGAAATGACTCCTTTGAAAATAAATGTGGTGCTTTTAAAAGGTATAAATGATGATGAGATAGGAGATTTTATAAATTTGACAAAGAAGTTACCTATAGATGTAAGATTTATTGAACTTATGCCTATAGGAGAGGGAATCAAATTTTACAAAAATTCACTTATGACATCAGAAGAAGTTTTAGAAAGATTTCCTATGCTTATTAGAATTAAAAATAAAGGTATTAGTACAGCTGAGTCATATAAACTAAGAAATGCCAGGGGACGAATAGGGTTCATTAGCCCTTTAAGCTGCAAGTTTTGTAAAGATTGTAACAAGATAAGGCTTACTTCAGAGGGAATGATAAAACCTTGTTTACATTCCCAAGAAGAAATAAGCATTAAAGAATATATAGATAATGAAGTTCTTCTTACTTCAAAAATAAGAGAAGCTATATTAAGTAAGCCAGAAGAACATAATATGGAATTAAACAAAAGAAGTGAAACAGAAAGAATGATGTTTCAAATAGGAGGTTAG
- a CDS encoding Rossmann-like domain-containing protein: MSSCDFYGELLEKFKDIVDKNNLLNEEINIKGRILTTEEAIGNPVRRDYPIIKGQEKLIQAEFKGEKGQAFTDMPGEFSGTISEIINRPINTNFDIAILISTLNAVCKYLKIIDRSVHCKDEEPEECAKKLVEYIKENYGNPKIALIGLQPAMLERLSQNFNIRVVDLDKAKIGKIKFGVEVENAEEKTEDVLNWCDIIMATGSTVTNDTIRKFFNEKPVVFFGTTIAGAAELMNLHRFCPCSD; encoded by the coding sequence ATGAGTAGTTGTGATTTTTATGGAGAGCTATTAGAGAAGTTTAAGGATATTGTAGATAAAAATAATCTTTTAAATGAAGAAATAAATATAAAAGGTAGAATTCTTACTACTGAAGAGGCAATAGGCAACCCAGTAAGAAGAGATTATCCAATTATTAAGGGTCAAGAGAAGCTTATACAAGCTGAATTTAAAGGAGAAAAAGGACAAGCATTTACAGATATGCCAGGAGAGTTTTCTGGAACAATTTCAGAAATAATAAACAGACCTATAAATACAAATTTTGATATAGCAATTTTGATATCAACTTTAAATGCAGTTTGTAAATATTTGAAAATAATAGATAGAAGTGTACATTGTAAAGATGAGGAACCAGAAGAATGTGCTAAGAAACTTGTGGAATACATAAAAGAAAATTACGGAAATCCTAAAATAGCTCTTATAGGACTTCAACCAGCAATGCTTGAAAGACTTTCACAAAACTTTAATATTAGAGTTGTGGACCTTGATAAGGCAAAAATAGGTAAAATTAAGTTTGGAGTTGAAGTAGAGAATGCTGAAGAAAAAACAGAAGATGTGCTAAATTGGTGCGATATTATTATGGCAACAGGAAGTACTGTTACAAATGATACTATTAGAAAGTTTTTTAATGAAAAACCAGTTGTATTTTTTGGGACAACCATAGCAGGGGCTGCCGAATTAATGAATCTACATAGATTTTGTCCGTGTAGTGATTGA
- the modA gene encoding molybdate ABC transporter substrate-binding protein produces the protein MFRLKKICVALLVVVFGVISLIGCGNQKQENNQSKTKQVSNTNTKEEEPKQENKSLLVYCGAALRKPMDEVGKKFQEKYGVQIKYTYGACEQNLSQIQVSKKGDVYIPGSLNYYEVIKEKKLSDYKKDVAYHVPVIAVPKENPKNIKHLEDLGKEGVKVILGNESTAVGKISKKVLGKNKLYDKVKKNVVVTTATANEIVVDLKMKKGDASILWEENAFNAKDIKAIQIPKDKSAISTIPACVLNSSQDKELSKKFVDFVVSSEEKDIFKKYGFKTIE, from the coding sequence ATGTTTAGACTCAAAAAAATTTGTGTTGCTTTATTAGTTGTAGTTTTTGGAGTTATTTCTTTAATTGGTTGTGGAAATCAAAAGCAAGAAAATAATCAATCTAAAACAAAACAAGTTTCAAATACTAATACTAAAGAAGAAGAACCAAAACAAGAAAATAAATCATTACTTGTTTATTGTGGTGCAGCTTTAAGAAAACCTATGGATGAGGTAGGTAAAAAATTTCAAGAAAAATATGGAGTTCAAATTAAATATACATATGGAGCTTGTGAACAAAACTTGAGTCAAATACAAGTAAGCAAAAAAGGAGATGTGTATATTCCAGGCTCACTTAATTATTATGAAGTAATAAAAGAAAAAAAACTATCAGACTATAAAAAAGATGTTGCTTATCATGTACCGGTTATAGCAGTTCCAAAAGAAAATCCTAAAAATATAAAACATTTAGAGGATTTAGGAAAAGAAGGAGTGAAAGTTATATTAGGTAATGAATCAACAGCTGTAGGAAAAATTTCAAAAAAAGTATTAGGAAAAAATAAATTATACGACAAAGTTAAGAAAAACGTAGTTGTTACAACTGCTACAGCTAATGAAATTGTAGTTGATTTAAAAATGAAAAAAGGAGATGCATCTATTTTATGGGAAGAGAATGCTTTTAATGCAAAAGATATAAAAGCTATTCAAATTCCAAAAGATAAAAGTGCTATAAGCACTATACCAGCTTGTGTCCTTAATAGTTCTCAAGATAAAGAACTATCTAAAAAATTTGTTGATTTTGTTGTTTCTAGTGAAGAAAAAGACATTTTTAAAAAATATGGATTTAAAACTATAGAATAA
- a CDS encoding ABC transporter ATP-binding protein → MLKVEHLHKKLGDFQLKDINLQIGKGEYFVILGPTGTGKSIILETLAGLYKPDKGKIYFNKVDLTKEYPENRQIGFVYQDYVLFPHLSVKDNIIFGLKQKKLSKNEIKQKLNEVVSMFKIAHLIDRRPLTLSGGEQQRVAIARALITSPKILLMDEPLSSLDPQTKEEFIYMLKSIHQSRKNTVIHVTHDFNEAIYLADKIAVMNEGTIVQLGTPEEIFKKPNSTFVAKFTGMRSVFDNTIEIAK, encoded by the coding sequence ATGTTAAAAGTTGAACATCTACATAAAAAATTAGGCGACTTTCAACTTAAGGATATAAATCTCCAAATAGGAAAAGGAGAGTATTTTGTAATATTAGGACCAACAGGAACCGGAAAAAGCATTATTTTAGAGACCTTAGCAGGATTATATAAACCCGATAAAGGAAAGATTTATTTTAATAAAGTAGATTTAACTAAGGAATATCCAGAGAATAGACAAATAGGATTTGTATATCAAGACTATGTTTTATTTCCTCATTTATCAGTTAAAGACAATATAATTTTTGGTTTAAAGCAAAAAAAACTTTCCAAAAATGAAATTAAACAGAAGTTAAATGAAGTAGTTTCTATGTTTAAAATAGCTCATTTAATAGATAGACGACCTTTAACTTTAAGTGGAGGAGAGCAACAAAGGGTTGCTATAGCTAGAGCACTTATTACATCACCAAAAATACTTTTAATGGATGAACCATTAAGTTCTTTAGATCCACAAACAAAGGAAGAATTTATTTATATGTTAAAAAGTATACATCAAAGTAGAAAGAACACAGTTATACATGTAACTCATGATTTTAATGAGGCTATATATTTAGCAGATAAGATAGCTGTAATGAATGAAGGAACTATAGTACAACTGGGTACACCAGAAGAAATATTTAAAAAACCTAATTCTACTTTTGTTGCTAAATTTACAGGTATGAGAAGTGTATTTGATAATACAATAGAAATAGCTAAATAA
- a CDS encoding response regulator transcription factor, whose amino-acid sequence MTYKIMIVEDDKNIAKLLSEYIERYGYEVVVVEEFDIVIDIFQEENPNLVVMDVNLPKYDGYYWCNKIRQKSLCPIIFLSARDSEMNQVMAIESGADDYITKPFYYEVVLAKIKSQLRRVYGDYAINKEKERVIEIEGLVFYLERFEVHYNDKGTILSKKEGELLRMMMKRYPKVASRGDLLEKIWDDINFVDENTLNVNITRVRKKLLELGIENSIEAVRGEGYRLNVTWRE is encoded by the coding sequence ATGACTTATAAAATAATGATAGTTGAAGATGACAAAAATATTGCAAAGTTACTTTCTGAATATATTGAGAGATATGGATATGAGGTGGTAGTAGTTGAAGAATTTGATATAGTAATAGATATTTTTCAAGAAGAAAATCCTAATCTCGTTGTTATGGATGTAAATCTTCCAAAGTATGATGGATATTATTGGTGCAACAAGATAAGACAAAAATCATTGTGTCCTATAATTTTTCTGTCTGCACGAGATTCTGAAATGAACCAAGTTATGGCTATAGAAAGTGGAGCTGATGATTATATAACTAAACCATTCTATTATGAAGTAGTTTTAGCAAAAATAAAAAGTCAACTTAGAAGAGTATATGGAGACTATGCAATTAATAAAGAAAAAGAAAGAGTTATAGAAATAGAAGGACTTGTTTTTTATCTTGAAAGATTTGAAGTTCATTATAATGATAAGGGGACTATTTTATCAAAAAAAGAGGGAGAACTTTTAAGGATGATGATGAAAAGGTACCCTAAGGTTGCATCAAGAGGGGATTTGTTAGAAAAAATCTGGGATGATATAAATTTTGTAGATGAAAACACTTTAAACGTGAATATAACAAGGGTTAGGAAGAAGCTTTTGGAATTAGGAATAGAAAATTCAATTGAAGCTGTTAGAGGAGAAGGATACAGATTAAATGTAACCTGGAGGGAATAA
- a CDS encoding molybdopterin-binding protein, with amino-acid sequence MKKIRVEDAVGTVLVHDLTKIVPGECKGPAFRKGYIIKKEDIEILKSMGKNHINTIALSENELHENEAAERIADASAGHGIELQGPSEGKIQLKAKERGVLKINLDALDAINDIGSLTLATLQNNTLVNKNQSVAATRAIPLVIEKSKIEKVEEICKIMGKVISVKQIKSLKIGIIITGTEVYEGRIEDKFAPVLKQKINYYGCTLINVLYAPDDKEKIEEGIKSLIKDGAEVVLATGGMSVDADDVTPIAIENVADKIVSYGVPALPGNMLMLAYCGDVAIFGIPGAGMYFKTTSFDLVFPRVLAGEKLKKKDITSLAHGGLCLMCKKCTYPICSFGK; translated from the coding sequence ATGAAAAAAATTAGAGTAGAAGATGCAGTTGGTACAGTATTAGTACATGATTTAACTAAAATTGTACCAGGTGAGTGTAAAGGCCCCGCTTTTAGAAAAGGGTACATTATAAAAAAAGAAGATATAGAAATTTTAAAGAGTATGGGAAAGAATCACATTAATACTATAGCGTTATCAGAGAATGAATTACATGAAAATGAGGCTGCAGAGAGAATTGCTGATGCTTCAGCAGGCCATGGAATAGAACTACAAGGACCATCAGAAGGAAAAATTCAGTTAAAAGCTAAAGAAAGAGGAGTTCTTAAAATAAATTTAGATGCCTTAGATGCTATTAATGATATAGGGTCATTGACTTTAGCCACACTTCAGAATAATACATTAGTTAATAAAAATCAGTCTGTTGCTGCAACAAGAGCAATACCTTTAGTTATAGAAAAAAGCAAAATTGAAAAAGTAGAAGAGATATGCAAAATAATGGGCAAAGTAATTAGCGTAAAACAAATAAAATCTTTGAAAATAGGGATTATTATAACAGGGACAGAAGTATATGAGGGAAGAATAGAAGATAAGTTCGCACCAGTTTTAAAGCAAAAAATTAATTATTATGGATGTACACTTATAAATGTATTGTATGCTCCAGATGATAAAGAAAAAATAGAAGAGGGAATAAAAAGTCTTATAAAAGATGGAGCCGAAGTAGTGTTAGCAACAGGAGGTATGTCAGTAGATGCAGATGATGTGACACCAATTGCTATAGAAAATGTTGCTGATAAAATAGTCTCATATGGAGTACCAGCATTACCAGGTAATATGCTTATGTTAGCATATTGTGGAGATGTTGCTATATTTGGAATACCAGGAGCTGGAATGTATTTTAAAACTACATCTTTCGATTTAGTTTTTCCAAGAGTTTTAGCTGGAGAAAAGTTAAAAAAGAAAGACATAACCTCCTTAGCTCATGGAGGATTATGTTTAATGTGCAAAAAATGTACATATCCGATTTGTTCATTTGGCAAGTAA
- a CDS encoding ABC transporter ATP-binding protein: MKEILKAKNLTKVYGAKGNVYQALNEIDLIVFEGEFVGIMGPSGAGKSTLLNIISTIDKPTAGYIVIDGDNITKLKGDKLSDFRRKKLGFIFQDFNLLDTLTIKENIALPLSLSKVSYKKINNSIEDITSKLGIYDLLEKYPYEVSGGQKQRVAAARALINRPSLILADEPTGALDSKSSRELLETLENLNKNDKSTIMMVTHDAFAASYCKRVIFIKDGKLYREIERTTSRKEFFQQIIDLTSMLGGEHNAIV; this comes from the coding sequence ATGAAAGAAATATTAAAAGCAAAAAATTTAACTAAGGTATACGGAGCAAAAGGAAATGTATATCAAGCATTAAATGAAATAGATTTAATAGTATTTGAAGGTGAATTTGTTGGAATTATGGGTCCTTCAGGAGCTGGGAAGTCTACACTTTTAAATATTATATCTACTATAGATAAACCGACAGCGGGATATATAGTTATAGATGGAGATAATATTACAAAATTAAAAGGTGATAAATTATCAGATTTTAGAAGAAAAAAGCTAGGATTTATATTTCAAGACTTTAATCTTTTAGATACATTAACTATTAAAGAAAATATAGCATTACCTTTAAGTTTATCAAAAGTTTCTTATAAGAAAATTAATAATAGTATAGAAGATATAACAAGTAAATTAGGAATTTATGATTTACTCGAGAAATATCCGTATGAAGTATCTGGTGGACAAAAACAAAGGGTAGCGGCAGCAAGGGCTCTTATAAACAGACCTTCCCTAATCTTAGCTGACGAACCTACTGGGGCGTTGGATTCTAAGTCATCAAGAGAATTGTTAGAGACACTTGAAAATTTAAATAAAAATGATAAATCAACAATAATGATGGTTACACACGATGCTTTTGCAGCCTCATATTGCAAAAGAGTAATATTTATAAAAGATGGTAAGCTTTATAGAGAAATTGAAAGAACTACATCAAGAAAGGAGTTTTTTCAACAAATAATTGACTTAACATCCATGTTAGGCGGTGAACATAATGCCATTGTTTAG
- a CDS encoding ABC transporter permease — MRKKLNNSCNIIFVGIISVLTAFLLGLILSSIGIVLIKGLPNLKTSFESPEIRFALRLSIYTSIISTSFCILFAVPIAYCLVRFDFWGKRIVNTIIDIPMALPPNVAGISLLIFFSSTAFGEYLEGLGLSFVFTQKGIILAQFFINVPYMIRILKSTIGDIDPRIEFVSRTLGCSRAQSFFKVTLPLAKNGLTASIVITWARALGAFGAVLMIAGATRMKTETLPVSLYLNLSCGDLEAALSVATILIIISVLSLVIFELLGSKEAF; from the coding sequence ATGAGAAAAAAGCTTAATAATTCATGTAACATAATATTTGTAGGGATTATTTCTGTGCTTACAGCTTTTTTATTAGGATTGATACTATCGTCTATAGGGATAGTTCTAATTAAAGGATTACCAAATTTAAAGACAAGCTTTGAAAGCCCAGAAATTAGATTTGCATTGAGATTAAGCATATATACTTCTATTATTTCTACATCATTCTGTATATTGTTTGCAGTTCCAATAGCTTATTGTTTAGTTAGGTTTGATTTTTGGGGGAAAAGGATAGTTAATACTATAATAGATATACCCATGGCACTTCCTCCTAATGTTGCTGGAATTTCTTTACTTATTTTTTTTAGTAGTACAGCATTTGGAGAATATCTTGAAGGTTTAGGATTAAGTTTTGTTTTTACCCAAAAAGGTATAATATTAGCTCAGTTTTTTATAAATGTTCCTTACATGATAAGAATTTTAAAATCTACTATAGGAGACATAGATCCTAGAATAGAATTTGTGTCTAGGACTTTAGGGTGTTCTAGAGCTCAATCTTTTTTTAAAGTTACTCTTCCATTAGCTAAAAATGGATTGACAGCCAGTATAGTTATAACATGGGCAAGAGCCTTAGGAGCATTTGGAGCTGTACTTATGATTGCAGGTGCTACTAGAATGAAAACAGAAACTCTTCCAGTATCTTTATATCTAAATTTATCTTGTGGAGATTTAGAAGCGGCATTATCTGTTGCAACTATACTAATAATAATTTCTGTACTATCTTTAGTTATTTTTGAATTGCTAGGAAGCAAAGAAGCATTTTAA
- a CDS encoding transglycosylase SLT domain-containing protein — protein MKKIIGGIVGVLIIAIIGAGVFTRNALYKLKYTKEIKQYAREYNVDPATLAAVIHFENNFMDINEQYTKGEAVGPFNFKDTKVEKYAKEMGLSNFKKEDIANIDTNIKMGAWYISKNFKNNDYKELSVAWLERNKDQDQRMKDYAKQYYAEKIEKRAKIYKIVHPELK, from the coding sequence ATGAAAAAAATAATAGGTGGTATTGTAGGAGTTTTAATAATAGCTATAATAGGTGCAGGAGTATTTACTAGAAATGCGCTTTATAAATTAAAATATACAAAAGAAATAAAGCAATATGCAAGAGAATATAATGTAGATCCAGCTACATTAGCAGCAGTAATTCATTTTGAGAATAATTTTATGGATATAAATGAACAATATACTAAAGGCGAAGCGGTAGGTCCATTTAATTTCAAAGATACAAAAGTAGAAAAATATGCTAAAGAAATGGGATTAAGTAATTTTAAAAAAGAGGATATAGCTAATATAGACACAAATATAAAAATGGGTGCGTGGTATATTTCAAAGAATTTTAAGAATAATGATTACAAGGAACTATCAGTAGCGTGGCTTGAGAGAAATAAAGATCAAGATCAAAGAATGAAGGATTATGCGAAACAATACTATGCAGAGAAAATAGAAAAAAGGGCTAAAATATATAAAATAGTTCATCCTGAATTAAAGTAA
- a CDS encoding molybdenum cofactor biosynthesis protein B, with amino-acid sequence MIRTAILTISDKGSKGERVDSTGTVLKELLEKEEYKVEYYNIIPDEMDEIVEELIKASDDLKVDLILTNGGTGFSKRDITPEATIKVIKKQVPGIPEAMRLNSLKITPKAMLSRAVAGIRNKTLIINLPGSPKGAVENLQAVLPALKHGIEILKGEASECAR; translated from the coding sequence ATGATAAGAACAGCCATTTTAACAATCAGTGATAAAGGGTCAAAAGGGGAAAGAGTAGATAGTACAGGGACAGTTTTAAAAGAGTTGCTAGAAAAAGAAGAATACAAGGTAGAATATTATAATATTATTCCAGACGAAATGGATGAGATTGTGGAAGAGTTAATAAAGGCCAGTGATGATTTAAAAGTAGATCTAATACTAACAAATGGAGGAACAGGCTTTTCAAAAAGAGATATTACGCCAGAGGCTACAATTAAGGTAATAAAAAAACAAGTACCTGGGATACCAGAAGCTATGAGATTAAATTCTTTAAAGATTACCCCTAAAGCTATGTTATCAAGAGCAGTAGCTGGTATAAGAAATAAAACTCTTATTATTAATTTGCCAGGAAGTCCAAAAGGAGCAGTTGAAAATCTTCAAGCAGTACTGCCCGCACTTAAGCATGGAATTGAAATATTAAAAGGAGAAGCTTCTGAATGTGCAAGATAG
- a CDS encoding ABC transporter permease translates to MPLFSVAIKNVKINFKNYIMYFFSMTFAVIVYALFKSIEYNEQISTVSKGMKKVGQAFSASSYIVALFVFIFIWYSNSFFIKKRKKEIGLYSLLGIKKRSIGTLMFYETMLMGIIALVVGIIFGGLLSKGFIQLFMKMIDAENMIKASFTMTATYETIKAFIIIFLFVSIHGSTMVYRYELIDLFKAESRGEELPKASIVTAISALVLLFIGYLLYVLQFEQNMEMVSMITLVTVVCGTYLFFSSLLVFYLKAKKKNKNKHYKGLNMISNSQLLYRIKGNSRSLATIAILIATTLTSLGFSISFYKNFSLNIGRENPFDYVIKDVDSELTKKVDDLITNNDTNKLKQKIIITTVNNEVDPKEGGGFSQNLIAESDFEKIAEIKDIELNKKLLTDKDSYLVTRFGDPNKTIKSIQLSKRKETYNVVEVKKMAIANGFVLNDVIVVKDEEFNKLSKEMKKQKISMYLVENHNRSSELSEKFNSLIKNYKNDKGVDEKGELKLRVASANYYDVYRQEIAATGTLLFIGSFVGLVFLVCTASIIFFKQLSEANEEKTRYLILRKIGVRDSEIKASIYKQMAFIFFAPLTMGICHGAVALSKFGKWLEIGTFTPIILTAIPYTVIYLVYYFLTVKFYYKTVTE, encoded by the coding sequence ATGCCATTGTTTAGTGTTGCTATTAAAAATGTAAAGATAAATTTTAAAAATTATATAATGTACTTTTTTTCAATGACCTTTGCTGTCATAGTATATGCATTATTTAAGTCTATTGAGTATAATGAGCAAATCTCAACAGTATCTAAAGGAATGAAAAAGGTAGGACAGGCATTTTCAGCTTCTTCTTATATAGTGGCATTATTTGTATTTATATTTATATGGTATTCAAATTCTTTCTTTATTAAAAAGAGAAAGAAAGAAATAGGACTTTACTCATTACTTGGGATAAAGAAAAGAAGTATTGGAACTCTGATGTTTTATGAAACAATGCTCATGGGAATTATAGCCTTAGTAGTAGGGATAATATTTGGAGGTCTATTATCCAAAGGGTTTATACAGCTATTTATGAAAATGATAGATGCTGAAAATATGATAAAAGCTTCATTTACAATGACTGCTACTTATGAAACTATAAAAGCTTTTATAATTATATTTTTATTCGTATCAATACATGGATCAACAATGGTATATAGGTATGAACTAATAGATTTATTTAAGGCTGAAAGTAGGGGAGAAGAATTACCTAAAGCATCAATTGTTACAGCAATATCAGCATTGGTTTTATTATTTATAGGATACTTATTATATGTTCTTCAATTTGAACAAAATATGGAAATGGTATCAATGATAACATTAGTTACAGTTGTATGTGGAACGTATCTATTCTTTAGTTCACTTCTAGTATTTTACCTTAAAGCAAAGAAAAAAAATAAAAACAAGCATTATAAAGGCTTAAATATGATATCAAATTCTCAACTACTATATAGGATAAAAGGGAATTCAAGAAGTTTGGCTACTATAGCTATACTTATAGCTACAACATTAACTTCCTTAGGATTTAGTATAAGTTTTTATAAAAATTTCTCTTTAAATATAGGAAGAGAAAATCCATTTGATTATGTTATTAAAGATGTAGATAGTGAATTGACAAAAAAAGTTGATGATTTAATTACAAATAATGATACCAATAAATTAAAACAAAAAATTATTATTACTACAGTAAATAATGAAGTGGATCCAAAAGAGGGGGGTGGATTTAGTCAAAATTTAATTGCAGAGAGTGATTTTGAAAAAATAGCTGAGATTAAGGATATAGAATTAAATAAAAAATTATTAACAGATAAGGATTCCTATTTGGTAACTAGGTTTGGCGATCCAAATAAAACTATAAAGTCAATTCAATTAAGTAAAAGAAAAGAAACTTATAATGTAGTTGAAGTAAAAAAAATGGCTATAGCAAATGGCTTTGTGTTAAATGACGTTATTGTAGTTAAGGATGAAGAATTCAACAAATTAAGTAAAGAAATGAAAAAACAAAAAATTAGTATGTATTTAGTTGAAAATCATAATAGAAGTAGTGAATTGTCTGAGAAGTTTAATAGTTTAATAAAAAACTATAAAAATGACAAAGGTGTAGATGAAAAGGGAGAATTAAAGTTAAGGGTAGCTTCTGCAAACTATTATGATGTTTACAGACAAGAGATAGCTGCAACTGGAACATTACTTTTCATAGGAAGTTTTGTGGGATTGGTGTTCTTAGTTTGTACAGCAAGTATAATCTTCTTTAAACAATTATCAGAAGCAAATGAAGAAAAAACAAGATACCTAATATTAAGAAAAATCGGAGTTAGAGATTCAGAGATTAAAGCGTCTATTTATAAACAAATGGCATTTATATTCTTTGCACCTCTTACAATGGGAATATGCCATGGTGCAGTAGCATTATCTAAGTTCGGGAAATGGCTAGAGATAGGAACATTTACTCCAATAATTTTAACAGCAATTCCATACACAGTAATATATTTAGTGTATTACTTTTTAACAGTGAAATTTTATTATAAAACAGTTACAGAATAG
- the moaC gene encoding cyclic pyranopterin monophosphate synthase MoaC: MDERELTHINKEGRARMVDVSDKDKTKRVGIACASIYMKKETLQRVKEGSIKKGDVLSVAQVGGIMGAKNTPSIIPMCHPIMLSGCDINFKFDEENFKVDIIAEAKTTGQTGVEMEALTAVSVAALTIYDMCKAIDREMVVSDIKLLKKTGGKSGEFIRK, translated from the coding sequence ATGGATGAAAGAGAACTTACTCATATAAATAAAGAAGGAAGAGCAAGAATGGTAGATGTCAGCGATAAAGATAAAACCAAAAGGGTAGGAATAGCCTGTGCAAGTATATATATGAAAAAGGAAACCTTACAAAGGGTTAAAGAAGGAAGCATAAAAAAAGGAGATGTTCTTTCAGTAGCTCAAGTAGGAGGAATAATGGGAGCAAAAAATACTCCTAGTATAATTCCAATGTGCCATCCTATTATGCTCTCAGGTTGTGATATTAATTTTAAATTTGATGAAGAAAATTTTAAAGTAGATATAATAGCTGAAGCTAAAACTACTGGACAAACTGGAGTAGAGATGGAAGCTCTTACTGCTGTTTCAGTAGCAGCACTTACTATATATGATATGTGTAAGGCTATAGATAGAGAAATGGTTGTTTCAGATATAAAACTTCTCAAAAAAACTGGTGGTAAATCCGGAGAATTTATAAGAAAATAA
- a CDS encoding EamA family transporter → MGNILWIWCVKKIGGVRTSLYNKMSLVFTIIVGYIFIEETFGVIKIIGGVIIFVGMYIIKNKREDYDIRFK, encoded by the coding sequence ATAGGAAATATTTTATGGATTTGGTGTGTGAAAAAAATTGGAGGCGTAAGAACTTCTTTATATAATAAGATGTCTCTAGTATTTACTATAATTGTAGGATATATATTCATAGAAGAAACTTTTGGTGTTATAAAGATAATTGGAGGAGTAATTATTTTTGTGGGTATGTACATTATTAAAAATAAAAGAGAAGATTATGACATAAGGTTTAAATAA